In the Triticum aestivum cultivar Chinese Spring chromosome 2B, IWGSC CS RefSeq v2.1, whole genome shotgun sequence genome, CAGCTCAGACCTCAGAGGAGAAACCAAAGAAAGCTAACATGCACTGAGAGCGAGACTGACCGAACGTGCAGTGACGGGGCCTTCCATTCCATGCACGCGCGAaccttcttgcttcttcttcttcgtacTCCTGTACGTAGGGTGTAGGCCCCACTGCGCAAATTTTATCCAGTCCTGCTGCCACGCCATCCCTGTCACCGAATCAGCTCGCACGAAAGTGCGGTAACGTGCGGTCTACATAGTCGTGGCACCATGGCATTGCATCCGCTCAAAGCTATCTCCACTTTGAACACACGGCACTGCAAACCTACAAATAATCTGAAGAGGAAAGTGACAATTCGGCTGCGTTGCATATATACTTTGCAGAAACAGGGATTAATCAACGGCTCACCGCCCGGCCGGCGACAAAGTTACGGAGGCCAGATTTTTCTGAAGCCCCGCAATTGGCAATTGCATGGGTGCATGTGACAGCCGGCTAGGAGAAGGCATCGTCGATCATGGTCCATGCACAAATGTCTTGCAGCGGACCCTTGCACATGCAGCACAACACTAGGCAAGCACTAGGGGCCCATCTCCATATTTTATCCAGAATCCTTGTGGGCGCGGGTAACTGTTCCATTCAAAAGCTAGTAATTGGAATTGGATAGGCACCCGGCTTTTGATCGATCGTCGACAAGGGAAGTTTTCTACAGGTTCTGTAATCCAGAGCTTATAAAAGGCGACCCCCTCCTCCCCATCCAGAGCACGGAGCAACAAGTCACAACTCACCTCACCGGCAACCTCAGACAGAGGCAGGAAACTTAGGCGCAAAGGAAGGAAGCAGAGCAAGTCTTCACCTCCTCGTCGTCTTACGAGAGAAAGAAGTCTCCGGTTCTTCGTTCCAACAGCAAATGGAGAAGGCACGAAATGCGCATGTGATTGGCATCCCAGTGAGCAGCACTGCTATCGGCATCGAGGAGCCCGAGTTCACCAGCGGCGATGCAAAGTATTCGACGAGCCTGCGTACCGGCGGCAAGTCGGGCCGCAGGACCGGGGACAAGTTTGCTCGGGGCATCAAAGAACATCTTAAGTCCTCCTTCAGTCCTTCTCTAGTCCATCTGGATAAATCTTTGTAGCTCTGGTTGTGAATTAGACACTGAACATATGTTTCTGCAGTGACTCTCGGCCCAAAGCTGTACGAGACCGTGAGGGGAAAGCTGTCGCTGGGCGCCAGAATCCTCCAGGCCGGCGGCGTGGAGAAAGTCTTCCAGAGGTGGTTCTCGGTCGAGAAGGGCGAGAAGCTCCTCAAGGCCTCGCAGTGCTACCTGTCCACCACCGCCGGCCCGATCGCCGGGATGCTCTTCGTATCCACGGAGAAGGTGGCCTTCCGTAGCGACCGGTCGCTGGCGCTGACCTCGCCCAAGGGCGAGACGGTACGGGTGCCGTACAAGGTGGCCGTCCCGCTGAGGAGGGTGAAGGCGGCCAGGCCGAGCGAGAACCAGCACCGGCCGGAGCAGAAGTACGTCCAGCTGGTGACCGACGACGACTTCGAGTTCTGGTTCATGGGCTTCGTCAGCTACCAGGTGTCCCTGCAGCACCTCGAGCAGGTCATCGGCATGGCGGGGGGTGGGAATGGGATGAAGGTGCCGTCGTCGCAGGGGGCGGGCACCGGGAGCGGGCGGCGCCTGCGGCCTACCGCGGCGTGAAAGCTACGCGAGCGCACGGCGATGCCGATCACTCTCTGACTTACAACACGAGCAGCATGCGTGATTTAGGAGATCTCGTCGGACTCGGCGACTAGGCGCAGCGTAACATCGCCGCCGGGAGCTCAGCAAGGTGTGAGGACTGGCGCTCGCCCGAGCCGACGCGGCACGAGGCCTAGGTTATCGACCTGGTGGCTTACGGGACGTCCCTATACGTGAGGCTGGAGGTGGACGACGAGCCGCGCGAGCATGGGCATGGCCGTGAAGAGGCCCCGAGCAGGGCAACGAGCCTTGCAGCGGGGGCCCTCTAATGGCTTATCAATGGGCGTCGTCATGGATTGGTAGGTGCTGGAGGCCTGCAACCGATGTGTTTGGTTTAAAACGAACTGGAATGGAATGACACACCAAGAATGTCGGTTCCGTTGACTTGTTTGGTTCGGGATATCGAATTAAATCGTTACACTTAAGTAGCATTTGGTTTGAGAAATAGAATGAAATGAATTTAGTTCAACTCACCTCTTGCATAGAAACGGTGAGGTTGCCTCTCATATGCATAGTATACAATATGAACAAAGTACAAAGAGGCTAATTGGTTCGCTGCCAAAGTTTGGCATTGCCAATACTTGGCAAGCCAACATTTGGTAAAACCAAAACTTGCCAAAAAAAAATTGGTAACTTTTTGAGAGGTGGGCAAGAACCAATTGGTAGCCAACCAATTGAGCGCCAAATTTTTAGACTTGCCAACAATTGGCATGCCAATTATTGGCAGCAAAACAATTAAGCTCAAAATCTTTGTATTTCTAGAAACATATTATCAAAATTTTCAGTGGCGTTCACCTTGATTATACTTCGACC is a window encoding:
- the LOC123041660 gene encoding putative GEM-like protein 8, which encodes MQSIRRACVPAASRAAGPGTSLLGASKNILMTLGPKLYETVRGKLSLGARILQAGGVEKVFQRWFSVEKGEKLLKASQCYLSTTAGPIAGMLFVSTEKVAFRSDRSLALTSPKGETVRVPYKVAVPLRRVKAARPSENQHRPEQKYVQLVTDDDFEFWFMGFVSYQVSLQHLEQVIGMAGGGNGMKVPSSQGAGTGSGRRLRPTAA